A stretch of Mycobacterium sp. ITM-2016-00316 DNA encodes these proteins:
- a CDS encoding glutaminyl-peptide cyclotransferase: MWRVASRSVLTSLVLAGTAVAAPVAQAEPVPVIVPTVVAVVPHDPGAYSEGLEFDGPALYEATGEVGKSELRQVDPATGAVIRAVPLPNDYFGEGIAVVGDSIWQLTYRDGVAIEWDKATFTPRREVPIQGHGWGLCHDGARFIASDGSDRLRFFDPAFTETGSIQVTRDGQPLSGLNELECVDGQVWAAAWPDDTFVRIDPGTGVVNLVADVSTLWPGEQRNSRLVVSGIAHIAGSEYLISGKEWPQSYRVLLP; encoded by the coding sequence ATGTGGCGAGTTGCTTCCCGGTCGGTGCTGACATCTCTGGTTCTCGCCGGGACGGCGGTCGCCGCACCCGTGGCGCAGGCCGAACCCGTGCCCGTCATCGTGCCCACCGTCGTGGCGGTGGTGCCACATGATCCCGGCGCCTACAGCGAGGGGCTGGAGTTCGATGGCCCGGCGCTGTATGAGGCCACCGGCGAGGTGGGCAAATCGGAACTGCGGCAAGTCGATCCGGCCACGGGAGCGGTGATCCGCGCGGTGCCGCTGCCGAATGACTATTTCGGTGAAGGCATCGCCGTCGTGGGGGACAGCATCTGGCAGCTGACCTATCGGGACGGCGTCGCGATCGAATGGGACAAGGCGACGTTCACGCCGCGTCGCGAGGTACCCATCCAGGGGCACGGCTGGGGCCTGTGTCATGACGGCGCCCGGTTCATCGCGAGCGACGGCAGCGACCGGCTGCGGTTCTTCGATCCGGCCTTCACCGAAACCGGCAGCATCCAGGTGACCCGCGATGGTCAGCCCCTGAGCGGTCTGAACGAGCTCGAGTGCGTCGACGGGCAGGTGTGGGCGGCCGCATGGCCGGATGACACCTTCGTCCGGATCGATCCCGGCACCGGCGTGGTGAATCTGGTCGCCGATGTCTCCACACTCTGGCCCGGCGAGCAACGCAACTCACGGCTGGTCGTCAGCGGCATCGCGCACATCGCCGGCTCGGAGTATCTGATCAGCGGCAAGGAGTGGCCACAGAGCTACCGGGTGCTGCTGCCGTAG
- a CDS encoding GIY-YIG nuclease family protein yields MAESISAKKSAAAVANFLAAQLHTRDEVFRDLDVVPAAAGAYGWWFREIPGGIDVAGCEQRDGFTLLYVGISPGPPRADGKPRAPQDLRKRIRYHFGAGNAGADGSTLRKSLGVLLGEQLGFALRRIGSGKRQTFAGGEAVLTQWMAENAAVSWVLHPEPWFLEPKLINALVLPLNFQDNERNAFAPELKRLRKDAGVKAGKMRVLAEWT; encoded by the coding sequence ATGGCTGAGTCGATATCCGCGAAGAAGAGTGCCGCCGCGGTGGCGAATTTCCTTGCTGCTCAGCTGCATACGCGGGACGAGGTGTTCCGAGACCTGGACGTGGTGCCCGCTGCGGCCGGTGCCTACGGGTGGTGGTTCCGTGAGATCCCGGGCGGTATCGATGTCGCCGGCTGCGAACAACGTGACGGTTTCACGTTGCTGTACGTCGGTATCAGCCCCGGGCCGCCGCGGGCCGACGGCAAGCCACGCGCCCCCCAGGATCTGCGCAAACGCATCCGGTACCACTTCGGTGCCGGCAATGCCGGCGCAGACGGGTCCACGCTGCGCAAGTCGCTCGGTGTCCTGCTCGGCGAGCAACTCGGCTTCGCGCTGCGCCGCATCGGTTCGGGCAAAAGGCAGACCTTCGCCGGCGGTGAGGCCGTCCTGACCCAGTGGATGGCCGAGAACGCCGCAGTCTCCTGGGTGCTGCATCCCGAGCCATGGTTCCTGGAACCCAAGCTGATCAATGCGCTGGTGCTGCCGCTGAACTTCCAGGACAACGAGCGCAACGCCTTCGCACCGGAACTCAAGAGGTTGCGCAAGGACGCCGGGGTCAAGGCCGGCAAGATGCGCGTGCTGGCGGAGTGGACCTAG
- a CDS encoding SDR family NAD(P)-dependent oxidoreductase yields MNMRSIIITGANAGLGLECARAVLARDDSWHIVLAVRDVTRGEAAVAELGSPDRCTVLACDLASLRSVRAFTAAFAAAGLPPLHAVVGNAGLQVVSGLQQTEDGVETTFGVNHLGHFALIEGLREHLIPPARIVMVASGTHDPEKFTGMPHPRYTSAAALAHPQPGEPVDGRRRYTTSKLCNVLYTYELDRRLGHGAQGVTVTAFDPGLMPSSGLSRDYTPAQKVLWRIVSPLLRVLPNVNSVATSGARLAALATDPRFDGVTGEYFEGATPIRSSAESYDTVKARDLWETSAQLLYGSSTR; encoded by the coding sequence ATGAACATGAGATCGATCATCATCACCGGGGCCAATGCGGGCCTCGGCCTCGAATGCGCCCGTGCGGTCCTGGCGCGCGACGATTCCTGGCATATCGTGCTCGCCGTACGTGACGTGACCAGAGGCGAGGCGGCCGTCGCCGAGCTCGGCTCCCCCGACCGGTGCACGGTGCTGGCCTGTGATCTGGCGTCGCTGCGCTCGGTGCGCGCCTTCACCGCCGCATTCGCTGCAGCGGGCCTGCCGCCGTTGCACGCGGTCGTCGGCAATGCAGGCCTTCAGGTGGTGTCCGGCCTCCAACAGACCGAAGACGGTGTGGAGACGACGTTCGGCGTCAACCATCTGGGGCACTTCGCGCTGATCGAAGGGCTGCGTGAGCACCTCATTCCGCCGGCCCGGATCGTGATGGTCGCCAGCGGAACTCACGATCCCGAGAAGTTCACCGGGATGCCACACCCGCGCTACACCTCGGCGGCGGCACTCGCCCACCCGCAGCCCGGCGAGCCGGTCGACGGCCGGCGTCGCTACACCACCTCGAAGCTGTGCAATGTGCTCTACACCTACGAACTGGACCGCCGGCTCGGCCACGGCGCCCAGGGCGTCACCGTCACGGCATTCGATCCGGGACTGATGCCGTCCTCGGGTCTGTCCCGCGACTACACCCCCGCACAGAAAGTACTGTGGCGCATCGTGTCTCCGCTGCTGCGGGTGCTGCCCAACGTCAACTCCGTCGCCACATCCGGCGCGCGGTTGGCCGCGCTGGCCACCGACCCACGCTTCGACGGGGTGACCGGTGAGTACTTCGAGGGCGCCACACCGATCCGGTCCTCGGCGGAGTCCTATGACACCGTCAAGGCACGTGATCTGTGGGAGACGAGCGCACAGTTGCTCTACGGCAGCAGCACCCGGTAG
- a CDS encoding TetR/AcrR family transcriptional regulator, translated as MPPTKRQRQGEDSREVILDATERLMSTQGYAATSISHIRRETGLPASSIYWHFGSKEGVLAAVMERGAERYFAQIPRNSPNIETQRAAVAKLMVANPDFFRLLYMLSLERSDHPAVAAAIRRVRDTAISGFAEVIRQMLPEGVPAEQAERVVTELAAVATAMSDGVFFAEHLEPDSTDVDRMYVRLIQAVEALIPILLEEK; from the coding sequence ATGCCACCGACCAAGCGCCAACGCCAAGGCGAGGACTCCCGCGAGGTGATCCTCGACGCGACCGAGCGACTGATGTCCACTCAGGGATACGCGGCCACCTCGATCAGCCACATCCGCCGTGAGACCGGCCTGCCCGCGAGTTCCATCTACTGGCACTTCGGCTCCAAGGAGGGCGTGCTGGCCGCCGTCATGGAACGGGGCGCCGAGCGATACTTCGCGCAGATCCCGCGCAACAGCCCCAATATCGAGACCCAGCGAGCCGCCGTCGCGAAACTCATGGTCGCCAACCCGGACTTCTTCCGACTGCTGTACATGCTGTCGCTCGAGCGCAGTGACCATCCCGCCGTGGCCGCCGCGATCCGGCGGGTCCGCGACACCGCGATCTCCGGATTCGCCGAGGTGATCCGCCAGATGCTGCCCGAGGGCGTGCCAGCGGAGCAGGCCGAACGGGTGGTCACCGAACTCGCGGCCGTCGCGACCGCGATGTCGGACGGCGTGTTCTTCGCCGAGCACCTCGAACCCGACTCGACCGATGTCGACCGGATGTACGTCCGGTTGATCCAAGCCGTCGAGGCACTGATCCCAATCCTGTTGGAGGAGAAATGA
- a CDS encoding LLM class flavin-dependent oxidoreductase — protein MTMPVMEPDLDAVTLKTWAKVIDDGPFSSLCWGERIAFDNPDSMTLLGALAAWTDRVRLVTTVVVPQLHNPVSLAKSLATGDVLSGGRLTVGLGVGGRHEDYEAVGADTATQTMRAMAERVAVMKRVWAGEKVTDSVLPVGPPPVQPGGPELLVGTIGPKTVRSAAGWAAGLAGTTLDLDADQQNALFDVAREAWDAAGKPKPHLATSFWFAIGEPDAAREQVRHHLLRYMNWIPEEFVDAIAPTTGWSGSQDELLAVLRRFESIGADEVHLIPTSDDIEQVRRVAEVIGDLGYTGTTAGAGT, from the coding sequence ATGACGATGCCGGTCATGGAACCGGACCTGGACGCGGTGACCCTCAAGACCTGGGCGAAGGTGATCGATGACGGCCCGTTCTCGTCGTTGTGCTGGGGCGAACGCATCGCCTTCGACAATCCGGACTCGATGACGCTGCTCGGGGCGCTGGCCGCCTGGACCGACCGAGTGCGGTTGGTGACCACGGTGGTGGTGCCGCAACTGCACAACCCTGTGTCCTTGGCAAAATCTCTGGCCACCGGTGATGTGCTCAGCGGTGGCCGCCTGACGGTGGGCCTGGGCGTCGGTGGCAGACACGAGGACTACGAGGCGGTCGGCGCCGACACCGCCACCCAGACCATGCGCGCCATGGCCGAGCGGGTCGCGGTGATGAAGCGGGTCTGGGCGGGGGAGAAGGTCACCGACTCGGTGCTGCCGGTGGGGCCGCCGCCGGTGCAGCCGGGCGGGCCCGAGCTGCTGGTGGGCACCATCGGCCCCAAGACGGTGCGCAGCGCAGCGGGCTGGGCGGCCGGGCTGGCCGGCACCACCCTCGACCTCGACGCCGATCAACAGAATGCCCTGTTCGACGTGGCCCGTGAGGCGTGGGATGCGGCAGGCAAGCCGAAACCGCATCTGGCGACCTCGTTCTGGTTCGCGATCGGTGAACCGGACGCTGCGCGCGAGCAGGTGCGCCATCACCTGCTGCGCTACATGAACTGGATCCCCGAGGAGTTCGTCGACGCCATCGCCCCGACCACGGGATGGTCGGGCAGCCAGGACGAACTACTCGCCGTGCTGCGCCGTTTCGAGAGCATCGGCGCCGACGAGGTGCACCTGATCCCGACATCGGATGACATCGAGCAGGTGCGCCGCGTCGCCGAGGTGATCGGCGATCTCGGCTACACCGGCACCACGGCCGGCGCCGGAACGTAA
- a CDS encoding Ig-like domain-containing protein has translation MHVRYGCHIGRVGALAVALGIGTAVAAPAGAWAAPDDPSTTSSTSDTDQGSSAEDRTPAAGGPSAGPKTPTSSPRSVTAVGQDEAPTPRKKKRTVATRARTAATAVTSSRTAERPQRTAEIAAPAAAPVADAAVTITATQPSVSTMPAALAARPVLVNPVQAVGNLISGVLRPVLSTVLGVLPGGSTDSPLAWVLLAAARRQVGQPEAGAPGVAAARTVAAAVTNAPPTATVIWGRPDATTGTVIGQLVAGDPEGKKVAVTVVPSPVPVQGTVAYNAKTATITYTPTTAQRFAASTTAGDDSVAITLRVTDAVNTVEVPVSIPVSPSPFYESGTYTAAGGPSAVAATNTRAYVTNRDTGTVTVYDTIKNTLVGTYQVGGAPDGIAVKRDGTRIYVSSSTGNTVTVIDTATGAKKATITVANPTAITINPAGSVVYVANGSGATVTKISTSTNRTAGTVKLAAGVTATELAVSADGKRIYVAGAKATGGGQISSFSSTATTATSLTDLAVAPTGLAYNSASQNVYAVDANGGLTVYSMLTKEVATLNVGHPLSGIALTNDGSAAMVTTSTGMVAALSTRDSSVLGVTTIGVVSAQPVLTISPDGTHMFVTDLGNGTVHALSLVPWNIAPFSSDPQHTVTNPATGAMTGKVGVVDFDGDPLTYQLTVKPGKGKLVLNANGTYTYTPTAAARHAASVPGAPDAVTKDSFTVVVSDGRNGTVTQTITIAIDPANRVPTVTTSIGAPSASTGAVKVTVKTADGDNDRRTYATTQPTKGTVQLTGTGAFTYTPTAAALAAARAPGAGYDTKRDTFTVTVDDGHGGVVPVTVNVRIGAANAKPTAATANVTATQPRSGVVSGSVGALDTDGDVLTYTAGKTTKGTVTLNADGSFTYTPTAAARLAASKPRASSATKSETITFTVSDGFGGVVTKTLKVTIAANPLTNSPPSNGVGAVSDTSTAIGTVTGVVAATDPDGDALTYSLNTGPAFGVVTVSANGQFTYTPDVDARYRALVTAGADTDSFVVDVVDSFGGISTATVHVTIAPPSAAAIDQRATTVAVNTQQMYFYSQTDTDTALGLLKAAGVDTIRIMLPWAGAEPVDDTFDWAAVDRMINSAGAHGIKVLATINTTPDWAAVPGQQIYTAAPADLEAYGDFVSAVATRYQGKIADYEVWNEPNYEGFWEPTPDAAAYTALLKVAYNAIKAADPDATVIGGSVAAVAEVPGGPAINPVTYLSQMYAAGAAGYFDALAFHPYLYSKPFSAQQGHAGVPFTQAQQLHEVMVANGDGHKKIWATEYGQPASEGGEAVQAAYVGDFLRAWRSLEFAGPAFIHTIADYGHDFPDQATMGLFREDWSPKPVVAVVTQVIAENQAINAAGVLSV, from the coding sequence ATGCACGTGCGGTACGGCTGCCATATCGGTCGGGTCGGTGCCCTGGCCGTGGCGCTCGGAATCGGAACCGCGGTCGCTGCGCCGGCAGGCGCATGGGCCGCTCCCGACGATCCGTCGACGACGTCATCGACGTCGGATACCGATCAGGGCAGCAGCGCCGAGGACCGCACCCCGGCGGCCGGCGGGCCGAGTGCCGGTCCGAAGACTCCGACGAGCAGTCCCCGTTCGGTCACGGCCGTCGGTCAGGACGAGGCGCCGACGCCGAGAAAGAAGAAGCGGACCGTCGCCACACGGGCGCGCACGGCCGCCACGGCAGTGACGAGCAGCCGAACCGCCGAACGCCCGCAGCGCACGGCCGAAATTGCCGCGCCCGCAGCCGCCCCGGTTGCGGATGCCGCGGTGACGATCACCGCGACGCAGCCGTCGGTCTCGACGATGCCCGCCGCGCTGGCCGCCAGACCGGTGCTGGTGAACCCGGTCCAGGCGGTCGGCAACCTGATCAGCGGTGTGCTGCGGCCGGTGCTGTCCACGGTGCTCGGCGTGCTGCCCGGCGGGTCGACCGACTCCCCGCTGGCCTGGGTGCTGCTGGCGGCGGCCCGCCGCCAGGTGGGCCAACCCGAAGCGGGCGCGCCGGGCGTCGCCGCCGCCCGAACCGTCGCGGCGGCGGTGACGAACGCACCACCGACGGCGACGGTGATCTGGGGCAGGCCGGACGCGACGACCGGCACCGTCATCGGGCAACTGGTGGCCGGTGACCCCGAGGGCAAGAAGGTCGCGGTGACGGTCGTGCCCTCACCCGTCCCGGTCCAGGGCACGGTGGCCTACAACGCCAAGACCGCGACGATCACCTACACGCCCACCACGGCGCAGCGCTTCGCCGCCTCGACCACTGCCGGCGACGACAGCGTCGCCATCACCCTCAGGGTGACCGACGCGGTGAACACGGTGGAGGTGCCGGTCAGCATCCCGGTGAGTCCGTCGCCGTTCTACGAGAGCGGCACGTACACCGCCGCCGGCGGTCCGAGCGCGGTGGCGGCCACGAACACCCGCGCCTACGTCACCAATCGCGATACCGGCACCGTCACGGTGTACGACACCATCAAGAACACCCTCGTCGGGACCTATCAGGTGGGTGGCGCCCCCGACGGCATCGCGGTCAAGCGTGATGGCACCCGGATCTACGTGTCGAGTTCGACGGGCAACACGGTCACCGTCATCGACACCGCCACCGGCGCCAAGAAAGCGACCATCACCGTCGCCAATCCCACTGCCATCACCATCAATCCGGCCGGCAGCGTCGTCTACGTTGCGAACGGTTCCGGAGCGACGGTCACCAAGATCAGCACCTCCACCAACAGGACCGCGGGCACGGTCAAGCTCGCCGCGGGGGTGACGGCCACCGAACTCGCCGTCAGTGCCGACGGCAAGCGAATCTACGTCGCCGGCGCCAAGGCCACCGGCGGTGGCCAGATCTCCTCATTCTCCTCCACCGCGACCACAGCGACATCTTTGACCGATCTCGCTGTTGCGCCAACGGGTCTGGCGTACAACTCGGCGTCCCAGAACGTGTACGCCGTCGACGCGAATGGTGGATTGACCGTCTACAGCATGCTGACCAAAGAGGTCGCGACGCTGAACGTGGGGCATCCGCTGTCCGGTATCGCCCTCACCAACGACGGTTCGGCCGCCATGGTCACCACGTCCACCGGGATGGTCGCGGCGCTGAGCACCCGAGATTCATCGGTGCTCGGGGTGACGACCATCGGCGTGGTTTCGGCGCAACCGGTCCTCACGATCAGTCCCGACGGCACCCACATGTTCGTCACCGACCTCGGCAACGGCACGGTGCACGCGCTGTCCCTGGTCCCGTGGAATATCGCGCCGTTCTCCAGCGACCCGCAGCACACGGTCACCAACCCCGCGACGGGCGCGATGACGGGCAAGGTCGGCGTCGTCGATTTCGACGGTGATCCGCTCACCTACCAGCTGACCGTCAAGCCCGGCAAGGGCAAACTCGTGCTCAACGCGAACGGGACCTACACCTACACACCGACCGCGGCCGCCCGGCATGCGGCGTCCGTGCCCGGGGCGCCCGATGCGGTCACCAAGGATTCGTTCACCGTGGTGGTCTCCGACGGCCGCAACGGCACCGTGACCCAAACCATCACCATCGCCATCGATCCCGCGAACAGGGTCCCGACCGTGACGACGTCGATCGGCGCCCCGAGCGCGTCGACGGGGGCGGTCAAGGTCACCGTCAAGACCGCCGACGGCGACAACGACAGGCGGACGTACGCCACGACACAGCCGACCAAGGGCACGGTCCAGCTCACCGGAACGGGTGCGTTCACCTACACGCCCACCGCCGCGGCGCTGGCCGCCGCCCGGGCACCGGGCGCCGGCTACGACACCAAGCGCGACACCTTCACCGTCACGGTGGACGATGGCCACGGCGGGGTCGTGCCCGTCACAGTGAACGTCAGGATCGGGGCGGCCAACGCCAAGCCCACCGCAGCCACCGCGAATGTGACTGCCACCCAACCGCGTTCGGGAGTGGTCAGCGGATCGGTCGGCGCCCTCGACACCGACGGCGATGTGCTCACCTACACCGCCGGCAAGACCACCAAGGGCACGGTCACCCTCAATGCCGACGGGTCGTTCACCTATACACCCACCGCGGCGGCCCGGCTTGCGGCCTCGAAACCCCGGGCCAGCTCGGCCACCAAGTCCGAGACCATCACCTTCACCGTGAGCGACGGGTTCGGCGGTGTCGTCACGAAGACGCTCAAGGTGACGATCGCCGCGAACCCGCTGACCAACAGCCCGCCGTCCAATGGTGTTGGCGCGGTGTCGGATACCTCCACCGCCATCGGGACCGTGACCGGCGTGGTCGCCGCCACCGACCCGGACGGCGACGCGTTGACCTACAGCCTGAACACCGGCCCCGCGTTCGGCGTCGTCACGGTGAGCGCCAACGGGCAGTTCACCTACACCCCGGACGTGGACGCTCGCTACCGCGCGCTGGTGACCGCCGGCGCGGACACCGACAGCTTCGTGGTCGACGTCGTCGACAGCTTCGGTGGGATCAGCACCGCGACAGTGCACGTCACCATCGCGCCGCCCTCGGCAGCGGCGATCGACCAGCGTGCCACCACGGTTGCCGTCAACACCCAGCAGATGTACTTCTACTCGCAGACCGACACCGACACGGCGCTCGGGCTGCTGAAGGCCGCCGGTGTCGACACCATCCGGATCATGTTGCCCTGGGCCGGTGCCGAACCCGTCGACGACACCTTCGACTGGGCCGCGGTGGACCGGATGATCAACAGTGCCGGCGCCCACGGCATCAAGGTGCTCGCCACCATCAACACCACACCGGACTGGGCCGCGGTGCCGGGCCAGCAGATCTACACCGCGGCGCCGGCCGACCTCGAGGCGTACGGCGATTTCGTCTCTGCGGTGGCCACCCGCTACCAGGGCAAGATCGCCGACTACGAGGTCTGGAACGAACCCAACTACGAAGGCTTCTGGGAGCCCACGCCGGACGCCGCGGCCTACACCGCACTGCTCAAGGTCGCCTACAACGCGATCAAGGCGGCCGACCCGGACGCCACCGTCATCGGCGGCTCGGTGGCCGCGGTGGCAGAAGTGCCCGGCGGCCCGGCGATCAACCCGGTGACCTACCTGTCCCAGATGTACGCCGCCGGTGCGGCCGGCTACTTCGATGCGCTGGCCTTCCACCCGTACCTGTACTCGAAGCCGTTCTCGGCGCAGCAGGGCCACGCCGGAGTGCCGTTCACCCAGGCCCAGCAGCTGCACGAGGTGATGGTCGCCAACGGCGACGGTCACAAGAAGATCTGGGCCACCGAATACGGCCAGCCGGCCTCCGAGGGCGGCGAGGCCGTCCAGGCCGCCTACGTCGGCGACTTCCTGCGGGCCTGGCGCAGTCTGGAGTTCGCCGGGCCGGCCTTCATCCACACCATCGCCGACTACGGTCACGACTTTCCCGATCAGGCCACCATGGGTCTGTTCCGGGAGGACTGGAGCCCCAAACCGGTGGTCGCGGTGGTCACCCAGGTGATCGCGGAGAACCAAGCGATCAATGCGGCGGGTGTCCTCTCGGTCTAG
- a CDS encoding PQQ-dependent sugar dehydrogenase, protein MPTHSAAPAPARTALLGAGAGSLYARYVGRVGALAVALGVTGAFATAPGVAWADTTQGSDSSSSSTGTGTSPSPTGGATETGTGTTVDGDDDGPSDEDDDTEDESDPLDGEDGETELDDDTDPDVDTDLEPEDDPELVTETGSGDPATSPGTEPEEAPLIAPVADDTSSRDEDDLSATEDTATTLLSARQSDLTGPAIAASAAITPLHAPAAAPNSLGDWGKAIGTALHLPTPDQVFQGTRNFVITCACALINGALNLFSGLMAPAAAADAPANPLQNTILWTVLGWARRQVDIAVGAFNRSLLGQWVNQVGANARQWVGEIGNSPWGRTISAQIGAFVAECEDRIVLPEEFDRTTLVSGLNEPTDFELIAHDGDASHIHRILITEKSGAIKSYDMHTGQITTLANLSVVTANGERGLIGIEVDPNFWDSDAVGYQKIYVAYTNAQNYDQLSSFTLVGDTLFDEQVLVTSTLLANDFHHGGELKFDPTGQYLYWAVGNNTSPSENSQDLTNIHGKILRINRDGSGATDNPFYVEGGDPNTNRIFALGLRNPFRFGVDPDTGAVLSGDVGEADWEELNLIKAGANYGWPITEGAEGGGFADPLYAYPHATGFGNGSITAVMVYDDGTPVAGQKTVWIADYSLGWIRELTFDDEYTSLIGERTIDSGAGAVVKLTQGPEGEIYQLNIYPGALLVIRPSEGNRSPVAVIDASATSGAGNSLTVDFDAGGSSDPDDDTLTYSWDFGNGQTSTSATQTVTFTNTGNYTAYDVTLTVTDELGKQNVTTQRIVVGSTPPVADFDVPAGEDYMYNAGQTVSFSATGTDPQDIPGGGQLADSAFSWRVVFHHADHTHPFINEVTGPDLTFDIPVDFHQLSNTYYNVVLTVTDSSGLKTVVEKEIHPNLVTLTFGSNIDGARYTIDGIPHTGTYTEQAVVGVNRTLGAISPQTVNGQQYVFGDWEHGGGATQIITTPGSAATYTVNYVPAPAVVPV, encoded by the coding sequence GTGCCCACCCATTCAGCGGCGCCCGCGCCTGCCCGAACGGCACTCCTCGGCGCAGGCGCCGGATCGTTGTACGCGAGATACGTCGGTCGCGTCGGCGCGCTTGCTGTGGCGCTGGGCGTCACGGGTGCTTTCGCCACCGCACCGGGCGTGGCGTGGGCCGACACGACGCAAGGGTCCGATTCCAGTTCATCGTCGACAGGCACCGGCACTTCGCCGTCGCCCACCGGTGGCGCGACCGAGACCGGAACCGGTACGACGGTCGATGGCGATGATGACGGGCCGTCCGACGAGGACGACGATACCGAGGACGAGTCCGATCCGCTCGACGGAGAGGACGGGGAGACCGAACTCGACGACGACACCGATCCGGACGTCGACACCGATCTCGAACCCGAGGACGATCCTGAGCTCGTGACCGAAACCGGAAGCGGCGATCCCGCAACCAGCCCGGGCACCGAACCCGAGGAAGCGCCCCTGATCGCACCGGTGGCCGACGACACCTCCTCCCGCGACGAGGACGACCTTTCGGCGACCGAGGACACCGCGACCACCCTGCTCTCGGCGCGGCAGTCCGATCTCACCGGCCCGGCGATCGCCGCGTCCGCGGCCATCACACCGCTGCACGCACCCGCGGCGGCGCCGAACTCGTTGGGAGACTGGGGTAAAGCCATCGGGACGGCGCTGCACCTGCCGACGCCCGATCAGGTCTTCCAGGGCACCAGGAACTTCGTCATCACGTGCGCGTGCGCGCTCATCAACGGCGCACTCAATCTCTTCAGCGGTCTGATGGCGCCTGCTGCGGCCGCGGACGCGCCGGCCAATCCGCTACAGAACACCATCCTGTGGACGGTGCTCGGTTGGGCGCGCCGTCAGGTGGACATCGCGGTCGGAGCCTTCAACCGCTCGCTGCTCGGACAGTGGGTCAACCAGGTCGGCGCCAACGCGCGCCAATGGGTCGGCGAGATCGGCAATTCGCCGTGGGGGCGCACCATCTCAGCTCAGATCGGCGCGTTCGTCGCCGAATGTGAGGACCGGATCGTGCTGCCCGAGGAGTTCGATCGCACCACCCTCGTCTCCGGCCTGAACGAGCCGACCGACTTCGAGTTGATTGCGCACGACGGCGACGCGAGCCATATTCACCGGATCCTGATCACCGAGAAGTCGGGGGCGATCAAGTCCTATGACATGCATACCGGGCAGATCACCACACTGGCCAACCTCTCGGTGGTCACCGCCAACGGCGAACGCGGCCTCATCGGCATCGAGGTGGATCCGAACTTCTGGGACAGCGACGCGGTGGGATACCAGAAGATCTACGTGGCGTACACCAATGCCCAGAACTACGACCAACTTTCAAGTTTCACGCTGGTCGGCGACACCCTGTTCGACGAGCAGGTGCTGGTGACGTCGACGCTGCTGGCCAACGACTTTCATCATGGCGGCGAACTCAAGTTCGACCCGACGGGCCAGTACCTCTACTGGGCGGTCGGCAACAACACCTCCCCCAGCGAGAACTCCCAGGACCTGACCAACATCCACGGAAAGATCCTGCGCATCAACCGCGACGGGTCCGGTGCGACCGACAACCCGTTCTACGTCGAGGGCGGTGACCCCAATACCAACCGCATCTTCGCTCTGGGCCTGCGTAACCCGTTCCGATTCGGCGTCGATCCCGACACCGGTGCGGTGCTCTCCGGCGACGTCGGCGAAGCCGACTGGGAGGAACTCAACCTGATCAAGGCGGGCGCCAACTACGGCTGGCCGATCACCGAAGGCGCCGAGGGCGGCGGCTTCGCCGATCCGCTGTACGCCTACCCGCACGCCACCGGTTTCGGCAACGGGTCCATCACCGCCGTCATGGTCTACGACGACGGCACGCCGGTCGCCGGCCAGAAGACGGTCTGGATCGCGGACTACTCGCTGGGCTGGATCCGCGAACTGACCTTCGATGACGAATACACCAGCCTGATCGGTGAGCGCACCATCGACAGTGGCGCCGGCGCGGTGGTCAAGCTGACCCAAGGGCCAGAAGGCGAGATCTACCAGCTCAACATCTACCCGGGCGCGCTACTGGTGATCAGGCCATCCGAAGGCAACCGCTCGCCGGTCGCGGTGATCGACGCGTCGGCAACCTCGGGCGCCGGCAACAGCCTCACCGTCGATTTCGACGCCGGGGGCTCCAGCGATCCCGACGACGACACGCTGACCTACTCGTGGGACTTCGGTAACGGCCAGACCTCGACGTCGGCAACGCAGACGGTGACGTTCACCAACACCGGTAACTACACCGCCTATGACGTCACCCTCACCGTCACCGATGAGCTGGGCAAGCAGAACGTCACCACCCAGCGCATCGTGGTCGGCAGCACGCCGCCGGTCGCCGACTTCGACGTCCCCGCCGGCGAGGACTACATGTACAACGCCGGCCAGACGGTGTCGTTCAGCGCCACCGGCACCGACCCGCAGGACATCCCCGGTGGTGGCCAGCTCGCGGACAGCGCGTTCTCCTGGCGGGTGGTGTTCCATCACGCCGACCACACGCACCCGTTCATCAACGAGGTCACCGGGCCGGACCTGACCTTCGACATCCCGGTCGATTTCCACCAGCTGTCCAACACCTACTACAACGTGGTGCTGACGGTGACCGACAGCAGTGGGCTGAAGACCGTGGTGGAGAAGGAGATTCACCCGAATCTGGTGACGCTCACGTTCGGATCCAATATCGACGGCGCCAGGTACACCATCGACGGCATCCCGCACACCGGCACGTACACCGAGCAGGCCGTGGTCGGCGTCAATCGCACCCTGGGTGCGATCTCGCCGCAGACCGTCAACGGCCAGCAGTACGTGTTCGGCGACTGGGAGCACGGCGGCGGTGCCACCCAGATCATCACGACACCGGGCAGCGCCGCCACCTACACGGTCAATTACGTTCCGGCGCCGGCCGTGGTGCCGGTGTAG